A single window of Pirellulales bacterium DNA harbors:
- a CDS encoding ammonium transporter, with amino-acid sequence MALAVGYGVFARAQDEPAADAPAAAATEPAAAPAPAPPTPADLKLMADTVWVLVTAMLVFFMNLGFACVESGMCRQKNCVNILSKNFIVFAVTTIGFWLLGFGLMFGQGSPYIGQEGLWMVNGGEDTTGVYASLSWTSVPLWAKFFFQLVFAGTAATIVSGAVAERIKYHSFILFSFIMALAIYPVVGHWIWGGGWLQNDWGFLDFAGSTQVHSIGGWAALAGILILGPRIGKYGPGGKVNAIPGHNLSLATIGCFVLWFGWFGFNPGSTMAADPGAIAEVAVTTNLAAAASTLTATATAWLILGKPDLGMTLNGALAGLVAITAPCAFVTAPVSVL; translated from the coding sequence TTGGCTCTGGCGGTCGGCTACGGCGTGTTTGCGCGCGCGCAGGACGAGCCTGCCGCCGACGCCCCGGCAGCGGCTGCGACTGAACCGGCCGCGGCACCCGCTCCGGCGCCTCCGACGCCGGCTGATTTGAAATTGATGGCCGATACCGTGTGGGTGTTGGTCACGGCGATGTTGGTGTTCTTCATGAACCTCGGCTTTGCCTGTGTCGAATCGGGCATGTGCCGGCAGAAAAACTGCGTCAACATCCTCTCGAAAAACTTCATCGTCTTCGCCGTCACCACCATCGGTTTCTGGCTGTTGGGCTTTGGCCTGATGTTCGGTCAAGGATCGCCTTATATCGGCCAGGAAGGGCTATGGATGGTCAACGGAGGCGAAGATACCACAGGTGTGTACGCATCGTTGAGCTGGACGTCGGTTCCGCTCTGGGCCAAGTTCTTCTTTCAACTCGTGTTCGCCGGAACTGCCGCAACGATCGTTTCCGGGGCCGTCGCCGAACGCATCAAGTATCATTCGTTCATCTTGTTCAGCTTCATCATGGCCTTGGCCATCTACCCGGTGGTGGGCCATTGGATTTGGGGCGGCGGATGGCTGCAAAATGACTGGGGGTTCCTTGATTTTGCCGGATCGACCCAGGTGCATTCCATCGGCGGATGGGCCGCCTTGGCGGGCATCCTGATTCTCGGTCCGCGTATTGGCAAATACGGACCCGGCGGTAAAGTCAACGCGATACCTGGGCACAATCTCTCGCTGGCCACCATCGGCTGCTTTGTGCTGTGGTTCGGCTGGTTCGGCTTCAATCCGGGTAGCACAATGGCGGCCGATCCTGGCGCGATTGCCGAGGTCGCCGTGACCACGAACTTGGCTGCGGCCGCATCGACGCTCACAGCGACGGCCACGGCTTGGCTGATCCTGGGCAAACCCGACCTGGGTATGACGCTGAACGGCGCTTTGGCCGGATTGGTGGCCATCACCGCACCCTGCGCGTTTGTAACCGCACCGGTTTCAGTGTTGA
- a CDS encoding AAA domain-containing protein — protein MPPPSTDDHFQRLARLLDLENRAEAQRAVERRRRLKAAEAEKTGQTLVDLAIIDEEAGLGGRYLIRFAKRGRGLPWTRLDVGSPVLLSPVEGAAGPWRGVVSQRTPDSIQLALDYLPDEINDVERWRFDLANDEIALVRQKAAMERARAARGDRLAELRQVLLAERGPRFAAERDEPPLNSSLNGPQLSAVRFALSARDVALIHGPPGTGKTTTVVELIRRAVRRGEKVLACAGSNIAVDNMLERLVAAGERAVRLGHPARVLPELQSHTLDLMVEDHHDVALAHKLVKEALALFRKAGRYTRAKPQAGSRQSTRQEAKALLADARRLETQAVEQILHRADVVCATTTGLDDALLGKRRFDLVVIDEACQSTEPACWIAINRGERVVLAGDHCQLPPTIVSEEAAAKGLGVSLFERLMNRSAASISRRLTVQYRMHKTIMGFSSNEFYDGKLVADAAVACHRLCDLPSVAGTALTETPVEFIDTAGAGYDEEQEPDGESRLNVQEAELAIRKVEALLAAGIPPQSVAVIAPYAAQARLLRERLEAPGLEIDSVDGFQGREKEAIVMSLVRSNPAGEIGFLTDVRRMNVALTRARRKLLVIGDSATLSSDPFYRRLFDYFETVGAYRTVWEEPTE, from the coding sequence ATGCCGCCGCCATCGACCGACGACCATTTTCAACGACTTGCCCGGCTGTTGGACCTCGAGAACCGCGCCGAAGCACAACGGGCCGTCGAGCGGCGGCGACGGCTGAAAGCGGCCGAAGCCGAAAAGACGGGGCAAACGCTGGTCGATTTGGCCATCATCGACGAAGAGGCCGGACTGGGCGGCCGTTACCTGATTCGTTTTGCCAAGCGCGGCCGCGGACTGCCTTGGACGCGGCTCGATGTCGGCAGCCCGGTGTTGCTCTCGCCGGTCGAAGGCGCCGCTGGACCCTGGCGCGGCGTCGTCTCGCAACGCACGCCCGACTCGATTCAACTCGCGCTCGACTACCTGCCCGATGAGATCAACGACGTCGAACGTTGGCGTTTCGACTTGGCCAACGACGAAATCGCGCTCGTGCGGCAGAAGGCGGCGATGGAACGGGCCCGCGCGGCGCGCGGCGACCGCCTGGCCGAACTGCGTCAGGTGCTGCTTGCCGAGCGCGGGCCGCGGTTCGCCGCCGAACGAGACGAGCCGCCGCTCAATTCATCGCTCAACGGACCGCAGCTTTCCGCGGTGCGCTTCGCGCTGTCGGCCCGCGACGTGGCGCTGATCCACGGCCCGCCCGGAACCGGCAAAACGACCACCGTGGTCGAGCTGATCCGCCGGGCAGTCCGCCGCGGCGAGAAAGTGCTGGCCTGCGCCGGCAGCAACATCGCCGTCGACAACATGCTCGAGCGATTGGTGGCGGCGGGCGAGCGCGCCGTCCGCTTGGGGCATCCGGCCCGCGTGCTGCCCGAACTGCAATCACACACGCTCGATTTGATGGTCGAAGATCATCACGACGTGGCTTTGGCCCACAAGCTTGTGAAAGAGGCGCTCGCTTTGTTCCGCAAGGCGGGCCGCTATACGCGGGCCAAACCCCAAGCAGGTTCGCGGCAGTCCACCCGGCAGGAAGCGAAAGCGCTGTTGGCCGACGCGCGGCGGCTGGAAACGCAAGCGGTCGAGCAGATTTTGCACCGGGCCGACGTGGTGTGCGCCACGACGACGGGCCTCGACGACGCACTGCTCGGCAAACGGCGGTTTGATCTGGTGGTAATCGACGAAGCATGTCAGAGCACCGAACCCGCCTGCTGGATTGCCATCAACCGGGGCGAGCGCGTGGTGTTGGCCGGCGACCACTGTCAGCTTCCGCCGACGATTGTCAGCGAGGAAGCGGCGGCCAAAGGACTCGGCGTCAGCCTGTTCGAGCGGTTGATGAACCGCTCGGCCGCCTCGATTTCACGGCGGCTGACCGTGCAGTACCGCATGCACAAGACGATCATGGGGTTTTCGTCGAACGAATTTTACGACGGCAAGTTGGTGGCCGACGCCGCGGTTGCCTGCCACCGGCTGTGCGACCTGCCGAGCGTGGCCGGCACGGCCCTGACGGAAACGCCCGTCGAGTTCATCGATACGGCCGGCGCGGGCTACGACGAAGAACAAGAGCCGGACGGTGAGAGCCGGCTGAACGTTCAAGAGGCCGAGCTGGCGATTCGCAAGGTCGAGGCGCTGTTGGCAGCCGGCATCCCGCCGCAATCGGTGGCCGTCATTGCTCCCTACGCGGCCCAGGCCCGCTTGCTGCGCGAGCGTCTTGAGGCGCCGGGGCTGGAGATCGACAGCGTCGATGGTTTTCAAGGCCGGGAGAAAGAGGCGATTGTGATGTCGCTGGTCCGCTCGAACCCGGCCGGCGAAATCGGTTTTTTGACCGACGTGCGGCGGATGAACGTGGCGCTGACGCGTGCCCGCCGCAAGCTGCTGGTGATCGGCGACAGCGCCACGCTTTCGAGCGACCCGTTCTATCGGCGGCTGTTCGACTACTTCGAAACCGTCGGAGCCTATCGCACCGTCTGGGAGGAACCTACGGAATAG
- a CDS encoding MFS transporter has product MQRNDVRRQAMGLGETVRLGFLFGAIYFIQGISDPNTGLLSQPDNSLLRDWGKNTRQVATFAALLGLPWCLKPLFGLLSDFVPLGRYRRKSYLIATSLTALAGFAALYLTPLGEGDERPLLGWLMLASLGIIFCDVVVDALMIETSQPLGITGRLQSVQWAAIHTGTILTGVVGGILSEKRLQKAGFLICSVLMAATFLLALLFIDETPRPPTRNWRGSLRKLKQTLKSPAVRAVGLLAFVWSFNPFTQSVLYMHMTEALDYSEDFYGKTVSLIAVGSLAACIAYAIYCPRVPMRSLVHLSIVAGVASSWVYWYLPDPKAAVAVSVVSGFCYMTGSMVLVDLAARACPLDAPGTLFAVFMALCNLGAAAGTWCGGALYHLGRSWGSVASFDALVFIAGATTAACWLFVPWLPKQLLGLAEGPERA; this is encoded by the coding sequence ATGCAACGCAACGACGTTCGCCGACAAGCGATGGGCCTGGGAGAAACCGTCCGGCTGGGCTTCTTGTTCGGCGCGATCTATTTCATCCAGGGAATCAGCGATCCCAACACGGGGCTTCTGTCGCAGCCCGACAACTCGCTGTTGCGCGATTGGGGAAAGAACACCAGGCAAGTGGCGACGTTCGCGGCCTTGCTGGGCTTGCCGTGGTGCTTGAAACCGCTCTTCGGGCTGCTCTCGGATTTTGTGCCGTTGGGGCGCTACCGCCGCAAGAGCTATTTGATTGCGACCAGTTTGACCGCGTTGGCGGGCTTCGCCGCGCTGTATCTGACGCCGCTGGGCGAAGGCGACGAGCGCCCGCTGCTGGGCTGGCTGATGCTCGCCAGCCTGGGAATCATCTTTTGCGACGTGGTGGTCGACGCGCTGATGATCGAAACCAGCCAGCCGTTGGGCATCACCGGTCGCTTGCAATCGGTGCAATGGGCGGCCATCCACACCGGAACGATCCTGACGGGCGTGGTCGGCGGCATTCTCAGCGAAAAGCGGTTGCAGAAGGCGGGCTTCTTAATTTGTTCGGTGCTGATGGCGGCCACGTTCCTGCTGGCATTGCTCTTCATCGATGAGACGCCGCGACCGCCGACGCGCAACTGGCGAGGCTCGCTTCGCAAGCTAAAGCAGACTCTCAAATCGCCGGCCGTGCGGGCGGTCGGCCTGTTGGCCTTCGTTTGGAGCTTCAATCCTTTTACTCAGTCTGTGCTCTACATGCACATGACCGAAGCATTGGATTACTCCGAGGACTTCTACGGCAAAACGGTCTCCCTGATCGCGGTCGGCTCACTGGCCGCCTGTATTGCCTATGCGATTTACTGCCCGCGGGTGCCGATGCGTTCGCTGGTTCACCTCTCCATCGTGGCGGGCGTCGCGAGCTCTTGGGTTTACTGGTATCTTCCCGACCCAAAGGCGGCCGTGGCCGTCAGCGTGGTGTCGGGTTTCTGCTATATGACCGGCAGCATGGTTCTGGTCGACCTGGCTGCCCGTGCCTGTCCGCTCGACGCGCCCGGAACCTTGTTTGCCGTGTTCATGGCGCTCTGCAACTTGGGCGCAGCTGCAGGCACATGGTGCGGCGGTGCCCTCTACCACCTTGGCCGGAGTTGGGGCAGTGTTGCATCGTTCGACGCGTTGGTGTTCATCGCCGGCGCAACCACCGCAGCTTGCTGGCTCTTCGTGCCATGGCTGCCAAAGCAGCTCTTGGGCTTGGCCGAGGGACCCGAGCGCGCGTAA
- a CDS encoding purine-nucleoside phosphorylase: MLNLLAQIDEAVAAVRRRWPSTARAGIILGTGLGSLAQQIETEATLDYESVPYFPRSTSIGHTGQLVCGRLQGLPIVAMEGRFHAYEGYTQQQITFPVRVMKALGAELLIVSNACGGMNPHYACGDVMVIDDHINLLNGNPLIGVNDDRLGPRFPDMSRPYDERLIDRALEIARRENFVAHRGVYVAVTGPNLETRAEYRFLRLIGADVVGMSTVPEVIVAAHAGMRVLGLSVVTDLCFPESLEPADIGKILGYAAAAEPNLRKIVLGVLDAESPR; encoded by the coding sequence ATGCTGAACCTGCTGGCCCAGATCGACGAGGCGGTTGCGGCGGTGCGGCGGCGGTGGCCATCGACTGCCCGTGCCGGCATCATTCTGGGCACGGGCTTGGGGAGTCTGGCACAGCAGATCGAGACCGAAGCGACGCTCGATTACGAGTCGGTTCCCTACTTTCCGCGGTCGACGTCGATCGGCCACACGGGCCAGCTTGTGTGCGGCCGCTTGCAGGGACTGCCGATTGTGGCCATGGAAGGCCGCTTTCACGCCTACGAAGGCTACACGCAGCAGCAGATCACGTTTCCGGTGCGGGTGATGAAAGCGCTGGGGGCGGAGTTGCTGATCGTTTCCAACGCCTGCGGCGGCATGAACCCGCACTATGCCTGCGGCGACGTGATGGTGATCGACGATCACATCAACCTGCTGAACGGCAACCCGCTGATCGGCGTCAACGACGACCGGCTGGGGCCGCGGTTTCCCGATATGTCGCGTCCCTACGACGAGCGTCTCATCGACCGCGCCCTGGAGATTGCCCGGCGTGAGAACTTTGTGGCGCATCGGGGAGTGTACGTGGCCGTCACGGGACCAAACCTGGAGACGCGGGCCGAGTATCGTTTCTTGCGGCTGATTGGGGCCGACGTGGTGGGCATGTCGACCGTGCCGGAAGTGATCGTGGCGGCGCATGCGGGCATGCGCGTGTTGGGTCTCTCGGTGGTGACCGACCTTTGTTTTCCCGAATCGCTCGAGCCGGCCGACATCGGCAAGATTTTGGGATACGCGGCCGCCGCGGAGCCGAACCTGCGCAAGATCGTGCTGGGGGTATTGGACGCTGAATCGCCGAGGTAG
- a CDS encoding alpha/beta hydrolase has protein sequence MQLNATKASVAQRGERRTRRIVRRAIVTTATLFAFGYLLILVLMMLGEESLVFFPDRKPIETWDLPGVERVHFQAADGTRLHGWYFPHRGSRAVVLFACGNGGNISYRAERLAHFCRRQNVALFAFDYRGYGLSEGQPNESGVLLDARAARAWLATRAGVAETDVVLLGESLGGGVMVDLASRDGASGLILERTFTSLPDVGAIHFPFVPVRLLMRSRLDSLSKIAAYHGPLLMCHGDADEIIPFELGRRLFEAANEPKRFVTLRGVGHNEPLPEEWDTAVDEFLSGLPGSRQS, from the coding sequence ATGCAGCTCAACGCAACCAAAGCGTCCGTGGCGCAGCGCGGCGAGCGGCGCACGCGGCGAATCGTGCGCCGCGCAATCGTCACCACGGCCACGCTGTTTGCCTTCGGATACCTTTTGATCCTGGTGCTCATGATGTTGGGTGAAGAGTCTCTGGTCTTCTTTCCGGACCGCAAGCCAATCGAAACGTGGGACCTGCCGGGCGTGGAACGGGTTCACTTTCAGGCGGCCGACGGCACGCGGTTGCACGGCTGGTATTTTCCGCACCGCGGTTCGCGGGCGGTGGTGCTCTTCGCCTGCGGCAACGGCGGCAACATCAGCTATCGCGCCGAGCGGCTGGCCCACTTCTGCCGACGACAAAACGTGGCCCTGTTCGCCTTCGACTATCGCGGTTATGGACTGAGCGAGGGACAGCCAAACGAAAGCGGCGTGCTGCTGGACGCCAGGGCCGCCCGTGCCTGGCTGGCCACGCGGGCCGGCGTGGCCGAGACCGACGTCGTGCTGCTGGGTGAATCGCTGGGCGGGGGCGTGATGGTCGATCTGGCCAGCCGCGACGGCGCTAGCGGGCTGATCTTGGAACGCACGTTTACCTCGCTGCCCGACGTGGGCGCAATCCATTTTCCGTTCGTTCCGGTGCGGCTTTTGATGCGCAGCCGGCTCGATTCGCTGAGCAAAATCGCCGCCTATCATGGCCCGCTGTTGATGTGTCACGGCGACGCCGATGAGATCATTCCCTTCGAGCTCGGCCGGCGGCTGTTCGAGGCCGCCAACGAGCCGAAACGGTTCGTGACGCTACGCGGCGTGGGCCATAACGAGCCGTTGCCCGAAGAATGGGACACGGCGGTGGATGAGTTCCTGTCGGGTTTGCCGGGGTCCAGGCAGAGTTAG